AGAAGACTTCTTCGGTATAGGTAATGTTTTTTTGTCCGTTTTTTACCAAAGTGGGTCCGCCGCCAATTCCTGCGAGAATCTCATAATACTGGTTGCCAAGAGCCATAACCGGCTGTGGAGCGGGAGTCGTTTCGGTATTTGGAGTGGGGGCTGCATATGTGTAAATATCGATGGGTCTGTTACCAAAATGATAGATCCAGTTTACTGAAAATTCCCTTGTATCTGTGAAACTGAATAGGGAACGGGTGGTGTAGTAGGTACCGGCAGGTCGGGTAAGTTGGGCAATGTTTTTTGCTTTTACAACACCGGGTTCGATAAGAGCCGAGTACGATGCACCGGTGTTTACATCAAAATATCCGCCGTTGATTCCGGCAATTGCTCCCATTCTGGGGACAAAGGAGGTGATTCCCTCCCTGCCTGCAGGATTGAAATAAGGTTTAATTGCGACATTCGTTCTGTTCATATCCACATCAAAATACCACAATTTCAGTTTAGGGTTCGTGGTTCTTTCACCGAGTATCAGTTTTACTCCCGCAGGAAGGGTGTAGTTGGAGGTGACATTTGTAAACGAAATTGGCTGGGTGTAAACATAAAGACTGGTGATACAAAAAAGTAAAAAATATCGCTTAAACATTCCGGGCTCTCTAATTAGTTTGGTAACTAAACTATAAATTAATTAATTTTCAGATATGAAATATATTATTTGCTCACGGAATTGTACAATTATGGAACAGAGAAAAAGATGAAGCCCAGTCAGATCAAGATCAAAGAAGGAAAGATACATTTTACATGGCAGGATAACAGGGAAATCAGTTTCCCCTTGAAGCAGTTCAGGGAGGAGTGCCCCTGTGCAAACTGTAAAGGTGAAACTATCCTCTACACCACATTCAAGCCGCAGAGAATAACAATCGAGACACCTGAAATGTACAAGGTGGCTGCAATTGCACCCGTTGGCGATTATGCCATTCAAATCAGGTGGAAAGACGGACACGATACCGGGATATATTCCTGGGCATATATCGACGAGTTAATCAGTCGTTCTTCCCTTGACAGCAGCGCAGAATAAACCCTTTTCGGAAGAGAACAGTTGATGGTCACCGCAAACGAAATAAAAATTTTTTCATCACTAAAGGTGAAGAAATACCGTGAAGAATTTAACCTGTTCATCGTGGAGGGTTACAAGCAGGTTAGTGAGGGTCTTGCATCAGGGGTTAAATGTGAGATAGTGATTTATGAACACGACGCATTTCATGAGATTACGGATATTATCTCTCAGGCAATGAAACTTGGTGTGAGACATGAGGCTGTAAAAAGAGCCGAGATTAACAAGATGTCTGATACAATAAACAGCCAGGGAGTTGTAGCGGTTTTCCGGGTGCCGACACCTCAAAAAACGGATAAAACGGCTCCGGTAATTGTCTATCTTGACAGGATAGCGGACCCCGGGAATATGGGCACGATATTAAGAACTGCCGACTGGTTTGGCTTCAGGGAGATTCTTCTTTCTCCGGAATGTGTGGATATTTACAACCCCAAGGTAGTCCGTTCTTCGATGGGCTCGATATTCAGAGGCTCTTTTCACTTCGAAAGCGATAAAAGAACCTTATTGATACTGAAGGAATCGGGATACAGAATTGTAACCTCGCAGTTGAACGGGAAGGATATCAGGGATTTTAATCCGGCACCAAAAACCGTAATAGTCCTCTCAAACGAAAGCCATGGAGTGCTTCCCGGACTGGCATCGATCGCAGATGATTCAATAAGAATTCCCGGTATACCGGGTGCGGAATCCCTCAATGTTGCAGTTGCAGCCGGGATTATTTTGAACAAATTTTACGAAACAGGAAACAAAACACGATGAGTGAACTTATTAAAATCGCATTGTTCCAGTACTCACCCGAGTGGGAGAACAAAGAAGCAAACATGGTAAAGATCAGGAAACAGCTCGAGAGTCTTACAGAGCCGGTTGATCTTATTGTGTTTCCCGAGATGAGCCTTACCGGTTTCAGCATGGAAACCGCAAAACTCGCAGAATATGTTGACGGGCAAACCTTCAATTTCTTCTCCTCGATAGCAAAGGAATTTGAGACCAATGTGGTGGCGGGAATTGTGGAGAAAGGGAAAAAGAAATATTTCAACACGCTGATGTTTATTAACCGTGAGGGAGTGCTCGAAGACAAATACCGGAAAATCCACCCGTTTACCTTTGGGGATGAAGCAAAGCATTATGCAGGTGGTTTTGCCTACATAAATCATTATGCTGAAGATTTTCACATCGGTTTCTCAATCTGCTACGACCTCCGTTTCCCTGAACTTTTCCGGTTTATGGCACTCGACAAAGTCGAAATACTTGTAAATATTGCCAACTGGCCCGAGGCGAGAATAGACCATTACAAAACCCTTTGTAAAGCGAGAGCCATCGAAAACCAATGTTACTTCGTGGCTGTAAACAGAACAGGATCGGATCCAAAACTCAACTACACCGGCAACAGCTCCGTTTTCGGACCAATGGGTGAGGAATTGATAATGATGGGAAGTGAAGAGGGAATCGGAATAGCAGAGATTGATCTTGAGCATCTGCAAGGGGTAAGGGAGAAATTCCCCTTTCTTGACGATATCAAATTAATTTCCATCGAGGAAGATGAAGATGAAGATCAGTAGAATATTTGTGGTGGTTTCCACTTTTGCTCTGATCGCCTTGACCGTTGTTTTTAGTATTAAAGGGAACGGACAAGCCGAAAAACCTAAGTATATGCTTGTAATTCATGGTGGAGCAGGTTTTGTGCCGGAGGATATTCCCGTTGAGTTGCGAAACAAATATCTGGCAGGTCTCGAGAAGGCACTGGATACCGGAGAAAAAATTCTTAAGGCGGGGGGCAAAAGTCTGGATGCAGTGGAAGCTGTGGTAAAGGTACTCGAGGATGATTCCCTCTTTAATGCAGGGAAGGGTGCCGTGCTTAACAGTGACGGAATTGCCCAACTTGATGCCGCTATTATGGATGGTAAAACCCTGATGGCGGGAGCCGTTGCTGCTGTGGAGCATATAAAAAATCCAATAGCTGCCGCAAGAGTTGTAATGGAGAAAACCGGTCATGTGATGATGACCGGAGCAGGTGCAGAGAAAATTGCGGAGCTGAACGGACTGGTTCCGGTGGGAGCGGATTATTTTTATACCGACCACAATCAGAAAATATGGAAAGATGCCAGATCAAAGGGAACAGTTGGCGCAGTCGCTCTCGACATGGAAGGAAATCTTGCAGCCGCCACTTCGACAGGCGGATTGAACAACAAACTCGCCGGAAGGATTGGTGACGCTCCTGTCATTGGTGCGGGTACCTATGCAAACAACAACACTTTGGCAATATCGGCAACGGGAAAAGGTGAAAAGTTCATCAGATATAATGTTGCTTTCAGGATTTCAGCCTTGATGGAATACAAGAACATGAGTCTTGAGGAAGCCTGTAATGAAGTGATAAACAAAACACTCGAACCGAAGGATGGCGGAGTAATTGCGGTTGATAAATCAGGGAATTTTGTAATGGCATTCAACACCGCTTCGATGTTTCGCGGTGTGACTGGTGATGGAATAAACAAAGAGGTGAAAATATGGAAAACAAAGTAACAATACCCTTTCCACAACCGGGGGATTATCCTGACTATTACGAAAACTATCTTTCGCATGTTGACAGGGAGAAAGAGATCCTCGTAACCCTCAAAGAGCAACTGACAACTGTCATTGCCTCCCTTTCAGCACTTGGCGAGGAGGAA
This is a stretch of genomic DNA from Bacteroidota bacterium. It encodes these proteins:
- a CDS encoding DUF971 domain-containing protein; translation: MKPSQIKIKEGKIHFTWQDNREISFPLKQFREECPCANCKGETILYTTFKPQRITIETPEMYKVAAIAPVGDYAIQIRWKDGHDTGIYSWAYIDELISRSSLDSSAE
- a CDS encoding isoaspartyl peptidase/L-asparaginase encodes the protein MKISRIFVVVSTFALIALTVVFSIKGNGQAEKPKYMLVIHGGAGFVPEDIPVELRNKYLAGLEKALDTGEKILKAGGKSLDAVEAVVKVLEDDSLFNAGKGAVLNSDGIAQLDAAIMDGKTLMAGAVAAVEHIKNPIAAARVVMEKTGHVMMTGAGAEKIAELNGLVPVGADYFYTDHNQKIWKDARSKGTVGAVALDMEGNLAAATSTGGLNNKLAGRIGDAPVIGAGTYANNNTLAISATGKGEKFIRYNVAFRISALMEYKNMSLEEACNEVINKTLEPKDGGVIAVDKSGNFVMAFNTASMFRGVTGDGINKEVKIWKTK
- a CDS encoding RNA methyltransferase: MVTANEIKIFSSLKVKKYREEFNLFIVEGYKQVSEGLASGVKCEIVIYEHDAFHEITDIISQAMKLGVRHEAVKRAEINKMSDTINSQGVVAVFRVPTPQKTDKTAPVIVYLDRIADPGNMGTILRTADWFGFREILLSPECVDIYNPKVVRSSMGSIFRGSFHFESDKRTLLILKESGYRIVTSQLNGKDIRDFNPAPKTVIVLSNESHGVLPGLASIADDSIRIPGIPGAESLNVAVAAGIILNKFYETGNKTR